One stretch of Microplitis mediator isolate UGA2020A chromosome 9, iyMicMedi2.1, whole genome shotgun sequence DNA includes these proteins:
- the LOC130674235 gene encoding rh5-interacting protein-like codes for MDCRESIDCQDFLDHSECSEEKKCACRHGHYEMNDTTCAPAFNEACHFGDICASENTICIDDKCQCKPGYVYRESKCLPKFLGMPCQTERDCAGIEFSTCSDDNICVCQLNYGVLDLLTCSPLIGGDCSEDDDCVVQNSHCVLNKCRCIENHFAHSNDLCSSGKNANNE; via the exons ATGGATTGTCGAGAATCCATAGACTGTCAAGACTTCCTAGACCACTCAGAATGttctgaagaaaaaaaatgtgcatGTCGTCATGGTCATTATGAGATGAACGATACGACGTGTGCGCCAGCATTTAACGAAGCATGCCATTTTGGAGACATATGCGCATCCGAAAACACTATTTGCATCGATGATAAATGTCAATGCAAACCTGGTTATGTTTATCGAGAATCCAAATGTCTGCCGA AATTTTTGGGAATGCCATGTCAAACCGAGAGAGATTGTGCgggaattgaattttcaacgTGTTCAGATGATAATATTTGTGTTTGTCAATTGAATTACGGGGTACTGGATTTATTAACTTGCTCACCACTTATAGGGGGTGACTGTTCAGAAGACGATGATTGTGTCGTTCAGAATTCTCATTGTGTTCTTAATAAATGCCGGTGCATAGAAAACCATTTTGCTCATTCAAATGATCTGTGTTCATCGGGTAAGAACGCtaataatgaatga